TTGGTGATGAAGTTCAGGAGATAGAGGACGAAACAGAAGCGTTTCGCCATCAGGTAACCGACCCGATTGCATAGTCGGTCATTGAATTAGTGAGAAACTGAGTAAACGATGTACTGCGAGTACTACGGATTTGTACGGCGTCCATTTGAGATGACTCCCGACCCTTCATTCCTTTATTTGGGAGTAGCGCACCGTGAGGGCCTCGCGACCCTCGTCTACGGGGTGCAGTCCGGCAAGGGATTTGTCCTCCTGACCGGTGAGGTCGGGACCGGGAAGACGACGTTGCTGCACGCACTGCTTGCGCAGTTGGATTCGTCCACTGCTTCAGCATTCATTTTCAATCCAAAGCTATCGCCGCTCGATTTTTTTGAGATGCTATTTCAAGAATATGGAATCGAGAAGAAATGCAAGACCAAGGCCGAGTATCTGATTTGTTTGAACGAGTTTTTGATCGAGCGCCTCGCGAACAATGAGCCCACTCTGCTGATCATAGATGAAGCGCAGACTCTATCTGCGGAGATGCTGGAAGAGATCCGCTTGCTTTCCAATCTCGAAACGCCGACTTCAAAGTTGATTCAAATCATGTTGGTCGGTCAACCCGAATTGAATGAAATGCTCTCGAGACCCGAGCTGCGACAGCTGCGCCAGCGCATCGCGCTGCGTCATCATTTGCGACCGTTCAACTCCAAAGAGGTGGGTGAGTACGTCAGTGAACGGTTCGCCAAGGCCGGCTACACGGGCAGACCGGTATTCAACCGCGGCGGGCTCAAGGCAATATTCGAGGCCTCGGCCGGAATTCCGCGGATCATCAACAATGTCTGTGATGCGGCGTTGTTGCAGGGTTATGCACGAGAACTGCCGACGATTGATGGGAAGGTGATTCGCGAAGTCGTCGCTACACTAATGCCGCCCGAAGCTGGGCTGGGCAACGATGGCAGCGCCAGCTTGGACGGCGGCCGCAAAAAGAAATTTTTGGGCCTGTTTGGTTGAGACAGGAATTGCGGTTTTAGATGGACGAGGTCGATGGGTAACTACGAAGCACTACAGAAAGCAGAACGAGATAAGCGACACAAGGTTGCTGGCGAACGGGCCGCTCCTGTGAATGCACTCAGCTGGGATGCCACCCCCCAGACCGCACCGCCCGCTGAGAAAACCGGGCTGCTGCGACGCCTCCGCCGCCGCAAGGAATCTGTGCCCTCGGTTCCGGACGCGAATGAGGTCAATAAGCGGCGGATCGCGATTCTGCGACCAGAGTCCTATGT
This genomic stretch from Myxococcales bacterium harbors:
- a CDS encoding AAA family ATPase, with the protein product MTPDPSFLYLGVAHREGLATLVYGVQSGKGFVLLTGEVGTGKTTLLHALLAQLDSSTASAFIFNPKLSPLDFFEMLFQEYGIEKKCKTKAEYLICLNEFLIERLANNEPTLLIIDEAQTLSAEMLEEIRLLSNLETPTSKLIQIMLVGQPELNEMLSRPELRQLRQRIALRHHLRPFNSKEVGEYVSERFAKAGYTGRPVFNRGGLKAIFEASAGIPRIINNVCDAALLQGYARELPTIDGKVIREVVATLMPPEAGLGNDGSASLDGGRKKKFLGLFG